From the candidate division Zixibacteria bacterium HGW-Zixibacteria-1 genome, one window contains:
- a CDS encoding butyryl-CoA dehydrogenase, with amino-acid sequence MNFELNDDHLSVQELCRNFAKKYVAPTIRENDRAHKFDPTLLTRMAEADILGLCIPEQYGGAGMDYISLGLACEELEYIDASARVILSVHIGLNSLTLLSRGNQFQKEKYLIPQAKGEKISTFGLTEPNAGSDVVGLQTTAAKKGDKYILNGEKMWISLADVADNFLIFAWTDQDKKKSRDHSGISCFIVERSFPGVTTGSIHGKLGVRAGNTGWISMQDVEVPSENLLGDEGEGFGIAMFCLEQGRYTVAAGSTGLIKACIDACVQYSLTRKTFERPIAEHQLVKEMIANMQAGYEYSQLLWLKAGWMRNQGIRCTRETALAKWIACREAEKAANDAVQVHGAYGFSDEYPVERFFRNSKGAAIYEGSREIQTLMQADYALGFRHDRPRQINLPSWPFDSNV; translated from the coding sequence ATGAATTTCGAACTAAATGATGATCACCTTTCGGTGCAGGAACTATGTCGCAATTTTGCCAAAAAATATGTGGCACCGACCATCCGCGAAAACGACCGGGCCCATAAATTCGATCCGACGCTGTTGACCAGAATGGCCGAAGCCGATATTCTCGGCTTGTGTATACCGGAACAATACGGCGGCGCCGGCATGGACTATATTTCGCTGGGACTGGCCTGCGAAGAACTGGAATATATCGATGCTTCGGCCCGCGTTATTCTCTCGGTGCATATCGGCCTGAATTCACTGACGCTGCTGTCGCGCGGTAATCAGTTTCAGAAAGAGAAATATCTAATCCCGCAGGCCAAGGGCGAAAAAATCTCCACCTTCGGTCTGACCGAACCGAATGCCGGTTCCGATGTTGTCGGACTCCAGACAACCGCGGCCAAGAAAGGTGACAAATATATTCTTAACGGCGAAAAAATGTGGATCAGTTTGGCCGATGTCGCCGATAATTTTCTTATTTTTGCCTGGACTGATCAGGATAAAAAGAAAAGCCGCGATCACAGCGGCATTTCATGTTTTATTGTTGAGAGATCTTTCCCCGGCGTCACGACCGGCTCCATCCATGGCAAACTGGGTGTGCGGGCCGGTAATACCGGCTGGATCTCAATGCAGGATGTTGAAGTACCCTCGGAGAACCTGTTGGGTGACGAAGGCGAAGGGTTCGGTATCGCCATGTTCTGCCTCGAGCAGGGACGCTATACTGTCGCGGCCGGTTCGACCGGCTTAATCAAAGCCTGTATCGACGCCTGTGTCCAGTATTCGCTGACCCGGAAGACATTCGAACGACCCATTGCGGAACACCAGCTTGTCAAAGAGATGATAGCCAATATGCAGGCAGGTTATGAATATTCGCAACTGCTCTGGCTGAAAGCCGGCTGGATGCGCAACCAGGGCATCCGCTGCACGCGCGAGACGGCCCTGGCCAAGTGGATCGCCTGCCGTGAAGCGGAAAAAGCGGCCAATGATGCCGTTCAGGTACATGGCGCCTATGGCTTTTCCGATGAATATCCGGTCGAGCGGTTTTTCCGAAATTCAAAAGGGGCTGCCATTTATGAGGGTTCACGCGAGATCCAGACGCTCATGCAGGCCGACTATGCGCTCGGTTTTCGCCATGATCGACCGCGGCAAATAAATCTGCCGTCGTGGCCGTTTGACAGCAATGTGTAG
- a CDS encoding DUF92 domain-containing protein — protein MCIFPYNGENKNMIGDSIIEALQNLACAFLPAALIAVISFRLRALKFSGAVGMILVGTIVFGLGGILYAVPLIVFFATSSLLSLLKSAGKDKGLLETGKTGPRDIWQVLANGSIATLAVVAHYITGNILWYPVYLAAVAEAAADTWATEIGLLSKHKPLSIISFRIMEPGQSGGITFLGTASSLFGAILIIISGLICMRIVSGGLVFAFDLWMAAAIAGWIGALFDSVLGATVQARFRCPECGKITEKTFHCQRKTMLFQGSRLINNDMVNFISTLFAALLMLAII, from the coding sequence TTGTGTATATTTCCTTATAACGGGGAAAATAAAAATATGATCGGCGACTCAATTATAGAAGCTCTTCAAAATCTGGCTTGTGCCTTTCTGCCGGCGGCATTAATAGCCGTGATCTCATTCAGGCTGCGTGCCCTGAAATTTTCCGGGGCGGTCGGAATGATTCTCGTCGGCACAATTGTTTTCGGGCTGGGCGGGATCCTTTATGCGGTGCCATTGATTGTTTTCTTCGCGACCTCCAGCCTTCTGTCATTATTGAAATCTGCCGGCAAAGATAAAGGCCTCCTTGAAACCGGTAAGACCGGTCCCCGCGATATATGGCAGGTGCTGGCCAACGGAAGCATCGCAACCCTGGCCGTTGTGGCTCACTACATCACAGGGAATATTCTTTGGTATCCGGTTTATCTTGCGGCTGTGGCGGAGGCGGCCGCCGACACCTGGGCCACTGAAATCGGGCTGCTCTCGAAGCATAAGCCATTATCTATTATAAGTTTTAGAATAATGGAGCCGGGACAGTCCGGAGGCATAACATTTCTGGGAACGGCCTCTTCCCTCTTTGGGGCAATATTGATAATCATTTCTGGTCTCATTTGTATGAGAATTGTATCCGGCGGGCTTGTCTTTGCCTTTGATTTATGGATGGCAGCGGCGATTGCCGGATGGATCGGCGCCCTGTTCGACTCTGTTCTGGGAGCGACTGTTCAGGCCCGGTTTAGATGCCCGGAATGCGGTAAGATTACCGAAAAGACTTTTCATTGTCAAAGAAAAACCATGTTATTTCAGGGATCCCGTTTGATAAATAATGATATGGTAAATTTCATTTCGACACTGTTTGCGGCTCTTTTGATGTTGGCAATCATCTGA
- a CDS encoding superoxide dismutase: MAYEWKFNKRPYSDEDAKKLLKDVVSPETTDWHYNTHHKGYVTFLNKIEQNLEKVDRSTANGNWSELGELKRRMTWNHGGALLHDVYWEVLGGNGDTSKGPDIVAAIEKEFGSIEKWKEDFKATAIAAKLSGWAVLTLDKLYSGRLLNVLVDEHHYGAIWGGIPLISLDVFEHAYYHKDGPGRAKYIDNLLNNLHWGRINDRYKKFSR; this comes from the coding sequence ATGGCTTACGAATGGAAATTTAACAAGCGTCCGTATTCGGACGAAGATGCCAAGAAACTGCTTAAAGATGTTGTTTCACCCGAAACGACCGATTGGCACTATAACACGCACCATAAGGGTTATGTCACCTTTCTGAATAAAATCGAGCAAAATCTGGAAAAAGTCGATCGCTCCACGGCCAACGGCAACTGGTCGGAACTGGGCGAATTGAAGCGGCGAATGACCTGGAATCACGGCGGCGCCCTGCTGCATGACGTTTACTGGGAAGTACTCGGCGGCAACGGCGACACTTCAAAGGGCCCGGATATAGTCGCGGCGATCGAAAAAGAATTCGGCAGTATCGAAAAATGGAAAGAAGATTTCAAGGCGACCGCGATTGCGGCCAAACTTTCCGGATGGGCGGTCCTGACACTTGACAAATTATACAGCGGCAGGCTGTTGAATGTGCTGGTCGATGAGCATCATTACGGCGCCATCTGGGGCGGTATTCCCCTGATTTCGCTTGATGTTTTTGAGCATGCCTACTATCACAAGGATGGTCCGGGCCGTGCCAAATACATCGACAATTTATTGAATAATTTGCATTGGGGACGCATCAACGACAGGTATAAAAAGTTTTCCAGGTAA